Proteins encoded by one window of Bacteroidota bacterium:
- a CDS encoding aminotransferase class V-fold PLP-dependent enzyme — MANSRRRFISALSALAGASAFVPELLAASSRSISMDKYPDEDTYWQSIRQQFTPGKDIINFNNGGVSPQPKIVQNTFKKYYDQANMGPSYYMWRQIDANREVLRAKLANYVGCDTEELAINRNTTEGLNTLALGFPLQAGDEVILSEQDYPNVVQVWKQRELRDKIVLKWVHLDLPEKNEDVIAKKYISQITPRTKLICITHIINWTGQVMPVQKICKAAAEQGIKTVVDGAHTVSHLEIKISDLNCDFFASSLHKWTCAPLGTGILYVKKGNAGGIWPLHPNNKPLVDDIRKFEILGTRNMAAEHAISAAIDFNLEMGLNRKYNRLCYLKNYWMEKITNPRVYFLSEKNPTINNAICNFGIEGLTVNELADYLFNKYKIHTSPIDIAGIKGCRVTPHVYTSLSELDVLVEAVNSYK; from the coding sequence ATGGCAAATTCAAGGCGAAGATTTATTTCAGCTCTATCTGCACTTGCCGGGGCAAGCGCATTTGTTCCGGAACTATTGGCAGCTTCATCACGAAGTATTTCAATGGATAAGTATCCTGACGAAGACACTTATTGGCAAAGCATAAGGCAGCAATTTACTCCCGGGAAGGACATTATTAATTTTAATAATGGAGGTGTAAGCCCACAGCCCAAAATTGTGCAGAATACCTTTAAGAAATACTACGATCAAGCCAACATGGGACCCAGCTATTATATGTGGAGGCAAATAGATGCTAACCGAGAAGTATTGAGGGCCAAACTTGCAAACTATGTTGGCTGTGATACCGAAGAGTTAGCAATAAACCGAAATACAACCGAAGGGTTAAATACCCTTGCGCTCGGTTTTCCGCTACAAGCTGGTGACGAAGTAATATTATCTGAGCAGGACTATCCTAATGTGGTGCAGGTATGGAAACAACGTGAACTTCGTGATAAAATAGTACTTAAGTGGGTGCATCTTGACTTACCCGAAAAGAATGAAGATGTTATAGCGAAAAAGTACATTTCGCAAATTACACCACGAACAAAGCTAATATGCATTACGCATATTATTAATTGGACGGGTCAAGTAATGCCGGTACAAAAAATTTGCAAGGCTGCTGCTGAACAGGGAATAAAAACGGTGGTTGATGGGGCTCACACAGTTTCACACCTTGAGATTAAAATCAGCGATTTAAATTGCGATTTTTTTGCATCAAGCCTGCATAAGTGGACTTGCGCTCCTTTGGGCACAGGTATTTTGTATGTTAAAAAAGGCAACGCAGGGGGTATATGGCCGCTGCATCCAAACAATAAACCACTGGTTGATGATATTCGGAAATTTGAAATTCTGGGCACTCGCAATATGGCTGCCGAACATGCTATTTCCGCTGCTATAGACTTCAATTTAGAAATGGGTTTGAATCGTAAATACAACAGGCTATGTTATTTGAAAAATTATTGGATGGAAAAAATCACCAACCCACGTGTGTATTTTTTGTCCGAAAAAAATCCCACTATTAATAATGCTATCTGTAATTTTGGAATAGAAGGATTAACTGTTAATGAGCTGGCTGATTATCTATTTAATAAGTACAAAATTCATACTTCGCCAATCGACATAGCAGGTATTAAAGGTTGTCGTGTTACTCCGCATGTTTATACATCGCTTTCCGAACTTGA